In the Helianthus annuus cultivar XRQ/B chromosome 11, HanXRQr2.0-SUNRISE, whole genome shotgun sequence genome, one interval contains:
- the LOC110915078 gene encoding transcription factor MYB59, with protein MNHIEEDETLRKGPWTEHEDVQLVLYVNVFGDRRWDFIAKVSGLKRTGKSCRLRWVNYLNPSLKRGRMTPHEERLILEYHSKWGNRWSRIARKLPGRTDNEIKNYWRTLMRKKAQENKRMSSPSSSLSNSSSSSSSCTNGPMADMMLMSETKERSFYDTGGIESVPLSGSKNNNSAMRNNIITSEEQEGIYSMDDIWKDLDLLENGVKQAFDTEVTPQVWDYSLNSFWMMDGGQQELCTNMFFPATSEELTG; from the exons ATGAACCATATAGAAGAAGATGAAACCCTACGAAAAGGTCCATGGACCGAACACGAAGACGTTCAATTGGTTTTATACGTTAACGTGTTCGGTGATCGCCGTTGGGATTTCATAGCGAAAGTTTCAG GTTTAAAAAGAACCGGAAAAAGTTGCAGACTAAGATGGGTGAATTATCTAAATCCGAGCTTGAAAAGAGGAAGGATGACTCCTCATGAAGAGAGGCTTATTCTTGAGTACCATTCTAAATGGGGAAATAG ATGGTCAAGAATTGCTAGAAAATTGCCAGGACGTACAGATAATGAGATAAAAAATTATTGGAGGACACTTATGAGGAAAAAAGCTCAAGAAAACAAAAGGATGTCATCTCCGTCTTCGTCCTTGTCAAACTCATCTTCCTCCTCATCAAGTTGTACGAACGGTCCCATGGCTGATATGATGCTCATGTCCGAAACGAAAGAAAGAAGCTTTTATGATACCGGGGGGATCGAATCGGTCCCTCTGTCTGGAAGCAAAAACAACAATAGTGCGATGAGAAATAATATTATTACAAGTGAAGAACAAGAAGGGATTTATTCAATGGATGATATATGGAAAGATCTAGATTTATTAGAAAATGGAGTTAAACAGGCTTTTGACACTGAGGTTACACCTCAAGTATGGGATTACTCGCTCAACAGTTTTTGGATGATGGATGGTGGTCAACAAGAGCTTTGTACAAATATGTTTTTCCCGGCAACAAGCGAAGAATTGACTGGCTGA